A region of Vitis riparia cultivar Riparia Gloire de Montpellier isolate 1030 chromosome 12, EGFV_Vit.rip_1.0, whole genome shotgun sequence DNA encodes the following proteins:
- the LOC117926026 gene encoding fasciclin-like arabinogalactan protein 21, with protein MGRSCSHWWHAPVYFTISIALAFIAISTPLHSNLKNAASPPPSNSITHHLLSNASRALRRSGFTVIATLLQVSPELFLSSHEYFTIFAIKDSAISNFSLPPWLMKHLFHYHTSPSKLSMHDLLEKPSGSCLSTLLQHKKLSITKTDATQRSVEINHVLVSHPDVFLGGPISVHGVLGPFSPLNPQDFQESQWGSIQTPICGSNSSVVESRNLVEWPKIIRMLSSNGFVSFAVGLHTVLGGVAQDFTSLSSVTIFAPPDLALSASPSPLLDRIVRFHILPRRLSYIELASLPQKAKIGTLLPDRDLEVTGRVKNSSQVLVINGVDIVAPDVFSSKKFIIHVISRAFKLAELPNAF; from the coding sequence ATGGGGAGGTCTTGCTCTCACTGGTGGCATGCACCAGTCTACTTCACCATCTCCATAGCCCTAGCTTTCATAGCAATCTCCACACCTCTGCATTCCAATCTCAAGAATGCAGCATCTCCGCCACCCTCTAATTCCATCACCCACCACCTCTTATCCAATGCCTCCCGAGCTCTCCGGCGATCAGGCTTCACCGTCATCGCCACTCTTCTTCAGGTCTCCCCTGAACTATTCCTTTCTTCTCATGAATATTTCACCATCTTTGCCATCAAAGACTCCGCCATCTCCAACTTCTCCCTCCCTCCATGGCTCATGAAACACCTCTTTCACTACCATACCTCTCCTTCCAAGCTCTCTATGCACGACCTCTTGGAGAAACCCTCAGGAAGCTGCCTCTCGACGCTTCTGCAACACAAGAAACTCTCAATCACCAAGACTGATGCGACCCAGAGGTCGGTGGAGATCAACCATGTCTTGGTGTCTCATCCTGATGTCTTTCTTGGAGGACCTATCTCAGTTCATGGCGTTCTTGGGCCATTCTCTCCATTGAATCCCCAAGATTTCCAAGAATCTCAATGGGGTTCTATCCAAACACCCATCTGTGGTTCCAACTCCAGCGTTGTGGAGTCCAGGAACTTGGTGGAGTGGCCTAAGATCATCAGAATGCTGAGCTCAAACGGCTTCGTCTCTTTCGCAGTTGGACTACACACTGTTCTTGGTGGGGTTGCTCAAGATTTCACAAGCTTGAGCTCTGTCACCATCTTTGCCCCTCCAGACTTGGCTCTGTCAGCTTCTCCTTCGCCATTGCTGGACAGAATTGTGAGGTTTCACATACTTCCTCGGAGGCTTTCGTACATCGAACTCGCTTCATTGCCCCAGAAAGCAAAGATTGGAACTCTTCTCCCTGATCGTGATCTTGAGGTTACTGGAAGAGTGAAGAACTCTTCTCAAGTGTTGGTCATCAATGGAGTAGACATAGTGGCACCTGATGTTTTCTCATCCAAGAAGTTCATCATCCATGTAATTTCTCGAGCTTTCAAGCTAGCTGAGCTTCCCAATGCCTTCTGA